One Mus musculus strain C57BL/6J chromosome 2, GRCm38.p6 C57BL/6J genomic window, tatgaaATTTATAGTTAGTAATTCATTTTCTTAGCCTTTGAAATACTCTGTTGCTTTATAGAATATactacagaatttcaaaaaatttaTAGACACACTCAAGAATTAAATAGAGAAGTAACATTATTAATGATCTTTAGATAGAGAGCTCTAAAAACCTCATAATCAATGACCAAACATGAGAAAAAGAGGTGATAATATTATGCACATTTGTCAGTTAAGAAACTATGACTAGGAGAAATAAAAACTGAGAATGGATATCAAGATGTGATTATTTAATAACTATTTGAATGCAAGTATATGAAATGCATAGAAACTAGTTTAGAAAACAAGAATACCTGctccagatataaaattaagtttGTTTTAATGCATATATAGCATGATTCTTCTCACATTCTGAGGAAGTAGAATTTCTGTGATGATAAAAAGAGCAATATCCAATTGTAATGCCAAAGAGCCAGAGTTAGAAATGTATAGGAATAAGACGATGATAAAGAACAATAAACTCCACAATGatatcaataaaaataagatttaaagtgACTATTGCATAGAATATGGAgaatttgaattatttttctctctaatAATGTctgtagaaagaaaaatatacttgACAGAAAAAAGGATAATGATGATAAATTTAACAATGAGAAGAGAAGTAGAAGCAAAAAGACTGATTGGAACATGTAGAAATATTAAGGGTCTGAAttatgtgtttgcttgcttgcaaataatttttatctttaattttaacattattttataaTTCCGTTTACTCTGATTATGGTTTCTTTTACtctaactcttcccagatcttTTCCACCTTTCCCAACAAACCAATTACAGATTTATCATTTATCTCTTCctttagaaaacaaagaggcaaacacacacacacaaacaaacaaaaagaaaaaaaggaaaagaaatctcaggaaaaaataaaatagaaatgaaaaagaaatataaatgcaaattataaaaacaaaaatcaagaaatataGTTtacaacaaatacaaataaacaaataaaataagtaagacAAAAATTACCAAAGAAATATGAGACAAAAAGTCTACAAGCACACCAttaattcattttgtgttggctatCTGTGACTAGACACTGAGTCCACACTTTACTATGGTTAATATATACACAATTAGACTTCTttggggaaattttttttccttcggAACAGACTTACATTGGAGTGAGTTTCTTGGTTAGAAATGTGAACTCCTACCCACTTACTCCATGCATTATAAGAACTCCTTGCAGGTTGAAAATGTGTAGGTACCATGTGTGCTGCCACAAGTTCATAGTTCATCAGCTCTGTTATGTTTAGAAAACACTGTTCCCTTGGTACAACCCATCTCTTTGGTTCTTAAATCGTTTTGCCTCCCCTTCCACATAGGTTCCCAAGTCATGAAGAAAGGAGGTTGATGAAGACCTCCCATTTAGAACTTAGTGTTCCAATGTTTCAACCTTTCTGTGAGTTGTCCAGTTTTGTTCCTCTGTTATTACTCTGATTTGCTTTAAGAAGAAGCTTATCTAATGATagctgaacaaggcactgatctgCAGATACTGCTATAACAGGCTTTcctctcaccaaggctgacctccaactcactaTTTGGCCTAAAATGACCTTAAGTTCATGATCTACAAGTGTTGGCACCTCACACTTGGCAGTACACAAATTAtttagatttaaaacaaaacaacaataatcaaaaggaaacaacaaaaaagtcattATACTAAAAGTTTAAGAAAAGTagaatttatataaaatgtagtTTCTGCATCTCTTTGGAAAATTTATAGCATATATTTAATGGGCTACACATTGAGAACATAGTTTGATAATTAGGAGTATGAATTACTATATTTTTAGCTATGAATACAAGATTAACTCTGACAATTAACCTCTCTAAAATCCAGTGTCCTCATgtgtaaaattaatataaaagttCAGCACTGGTAATTTTGTGATGTTTAAGTGAGATAATATGCTAGGCATATAGCCTcttacagaaaaatattttagtaGAAGTTATGTGTTGGCATTAGCATTGGTTATATTTTACTTCTCTATATATACTCTCTTTACAGTAAACAATGCACTAATAATAATCCCATGTCTATAACATTGAGTTAATATTTAAATGTTGTGAATGATATCAATATATGCATCTGACCTGCACTGTGACTTgtgcaaaagcaaacaaacaaaaaaaaaatgaacaaacaaaaacacacactagATAAAACAGGCACAATGTTCAGTTTGTCAAATAAAGCATTAATATGAAGTATAACAGAAATTATTGTCACTTATGTAGAAGAACTCATAGAAGAGAAGGCATGGGAGAAATAAATATGTCTTTGAGGGTCAaagtgaataaaacaaaacaaaaaatatctatTCCTGGAACAACACAgctcatttttatttcctcaatatgatgtgttagttttctttctttctttactattCAAGGATTTACTCTAAAAGGATCATTTTGTAGGTTAGGAAGGCCTTCAACCTAAGAGACACCTGCCTCACTATTGTGCATATTACGAGTAATGACACGAACTTCACTCTGCTATTTCCCATCTCTTCTCATGTTATTTCATGTTCACCATACATTACTTTCTTATATTCACTCAATCCACTTATCTCTAGCTTTCATGTTTTCATTTAAGAACAAAGTGTTAGGATCAACCTTACTATCATGGGATGTgacttttctcattttctatCAACAGGTGGTTTTGAATCCACGCCTCTGTTCAAGCCAATGAACAGAATTACTCTGTGATTTCTGAATTTGAATTTCTTGGACCTTCCAGTTCTTGGTCAACAATGTTTTCTCAGGGCCaacttttcttttgaaattggATTATAATCAATGGAAACAGAAGAACGTAATGCTAATATTGAATGTGGATGGCATGGTGCTACAAgaagaaacatatatacatacatacatacatacatatatacatacacacacacacacaaatgtatgctCTCAGTTATATGTAGACTTTTGAAAATTTGAATAAACAGAAAGTAAAAGCAATGTGATCATCAGTAGAAGACTGCATGAAAAAAATTGGTTAGGGTTTATAAAAGTTCAGATTTATGTGGTTAGTCTGGATAACTACTGTACAAAATGAGAATAACTAATAAAGCAGTATTACATGGTGAAAAGTTTAAGATTTTAGATCCTTTAAAGCATTCTTCATGTCTATGTAAAGTGCTAAAATGCAATTTCACTATTTTTGTGTAAATCAAAACATAATGGTGATCACTGTTAGTATTCtccataaaatgaattttaaaaaatactaattatagaaactatattaaaattatttctatgaGCCATAGCTATGGGCTgataattaagtaaataaataataattaataatagataatttaaaaaaaacaggaattTAAAAATGGTGCTATTGTCATTTGTAGGTGTTGAGATCATTGTCCAAATGTATATGTGAACTGTAGAACTAAagattctctttctttaaaaagtaaatgtcTTTTACCTTTTTATACTCCCATAAAACTATGAAAATAGTGTATTcccttcccccccaaaaaatgaataaatattttagtgtgtgtgtgtgtgtgtacatattatgTAGGCATGTCTACTCCCACTCATGAAATAGCACATATATGAAGGTCAGAAGGAACTTGAAGCAAGTGGTCTCTCCTTGCACCATGTGATAACAAGTaggtcaggtcatcaggtttgactGCTACTGACTTTATCTGCTATAGCAACACACTGTATGATTCAACATGGATATTTTCAAATCGTGTGACTCATCTTAGAACATGGATGTTTTCAAATCATGTAAAATACTAATGCAAACATTACTAAACATTTTAAGTAcaaaaggaatttattttctttattattgagtTCGTGAATAAAATTCAAAAGTTGGAGGCTAGGGATTCCCCAAGGACTATGAAAGCAAACACCTTTCCAACTGCTTGGTTCTGTTTAACATGAGAATGGGAAACTTTCCAAGGCATACATAACTGTTGTCAGGGTACATAAGCCACTCTAAAGTAAAACACTCTTGTCAAAACTGGTCACAACAGGAATGACAATGAAGTAGCTTCAGGTTCAGGGAAGAATTAGAGTAAACTTGAGTCAAGATGAAGGAACTGTTGACAAGCTGATTCCTTTAATGTGAGTACATCAtaaaatgcctgttgtatttcaTTGCAACTACTCATTTAAGGtctgttcatttattttagtatcaCAATTTCTTTTTACCTTCTTGATGGCTTTACAGTGGGTTATGTATTGGTAGTTGTGCTTCACAAAGATATTGTGCAAGTTTTCCTTTACAACAAATCCTTGAGACTACTGGACTCTTGAAGCAATTTTACATGCTCATGTCTCATGACTTCTTATTGTACTCTTACAAGTCCCGAGTCTCTCAGTTAGAGAAGTATTATTCACAGGACACTAAACTTATTCTAATGTTATCTGATTATCTTTTATTATTGATTTCTGTATTATCTCAAAATACAGGCAATAAACTAGGAAAGTAGTTAATAAAGATTACAGGTAGATAAAAGTAGATGTATTTAGGATAATCATAATTCATTAATAACTCACAAAATCAATAAAAACTATGATGAAAATGCCACAGATATTCAAGAGTTAAGTTACATTGTATTTTGAACACAATGAAATCACACAAGCAATAAACACTCTGTAtatatttcatctttaaaaagtaaagtacCCATTTTTGCAAATATCATTAATTTGCTTTGACTTCTCAAAATCAAGATCCCTGTCAGTTATCTACTAGTCTGGAAGTAATATTGGAGGCTTTAGAGACAAGTATGTGTTTGCATACCACTCCATCATTACTACTTTACTGAAGCGATTTGcacagaaaaatcaataaaaattatttccaataaaatatgtttttaaagtattCCAAGAGAAACTATACAATACCTGTTAATAGATTAATGTTTCAATCTTCCAATTTTGATCCTAAAAGTAATAAGTAAAAAGTACAGGAATAAAGatgaagaataaataaaggaagaaaggagaaacgGAATAAAGAAAAGATTGAAAGCGTAAGAAGCATTCATGAAATTTGTGTTCAAGATAGTAAATGAAATCTAACCATTAAATGTTGAAAGCCAGTTTGTACAAGACAAGAAGTAACATCCCCCAGGCCTAGAAATTAATGATATTCAAAGATACACGTCTATGTATAAATCTAAagttcaaaaaaagaaaatgctgaaaaTGTATCTTCAGTACCTGTGTTCTCAATTTATTAGACCAACAAATATTCTCAACACATTAGAGGAAATCAGTTTATTCTGTGTATTGATATACAGCCAAAAATACATCTATAACTAGAATTTTGAATTTAGGTTTGATATATGCCAGTAGATTTTCATTCTGGAATTATGATGGTCAAGAGGCTCTAACTATATCTCAGATGTCTGTGGAAGTAAAATATCTCTTATTCCATGTAGACAATGTAGATTTATGACTTAAAAATATAAGGCTAATATTTGCCACTAATATTTTAAACAGTATATTAAATTTGAATCTATACTTATTGTCTTTCAGATGTGTGAGAATGTTGACCCATGATTCTACATTAAGGAGCCTTCTGAGCTAAGAcataatatacaaacacacacaaaaagagataCTTTAAACTTGAGATGGATAAGTTGCTAAGATTTCAATTTGCATTATTTCTGCTTCCTTGActcttaacaaaaaaaaaaaaaaaaaaaaaagctattttttctctttcagaaCTTCTTggttctcctctctgtctctgtctgtctcgctgtctctctccatctctgctctggctctctctctctctctctctctctctctctctctctctctctctctctcacacacacacacacacacacacacatctctttcTGCAAGTCGTTAGTGTTGTTATTTAATGGAAGACTCTAATCAAACTGTGGTTTCTGAGTTTATTTTTCAGGGACTGTGTACCTCAAGGCAACTTGAGATCTTTCTCTTATTACCATTTTCTGTCCTCTATCTGGTGACTTTGGTAGGAAACCTCTTTGTAGTGATATTGATCATCATTGATCATCATCTCCATTCTCCCATGTACTTCCTGTTAGCTAATCTATCATTTGTTGACTTCTGCCTTTCCTCAGTAAATACACCCAAACTGACCATAGATctcctaaaagaaaataaaaccatttccTTTGGCGGCTGCATGAGCCAGATCCTCTGTGTGCATTTCTTTGGAGGAAGTGAGATGGTGCTTCTTGTAACAATGGCCTATGACCGGTATGTGGCCATCTGCAGGCCACTCCACTACAGCAGCATCATGGACAGACAGAAGTGCATCTGGCTCGTTGTGATATCATGGATTGTTGGATTTGTGCATGCCATTAGTCAGTTGCTCTTGATTTTGGATCTACCATTCTGTGGACCTAGAGTGATAGACAGCTTTTTCTGTGatattcctttggtgatgaaattAGCCTGCATGAATACTGATACTCTGGAAATCCTAATAAATGCTGACAGTGGCATTTTAGCAACTTCTTGTTTCACTCTCTTACTGATATCTTATACTTATATTCTATTAACTGTTCAACATCGCTCTAAAGATGGCTCATCAAAAGCACTATCCACATGCACATCCCATATCATAGTGGTTCTGCTGTTCTTTGGGCCCATCATTTTTATCTATCTGTGGCCAGTAAACATCACTTGGGTGGACAAGTTTCTTGCTGTGTTTTATACAGTCATCACACCTCTCCTGAATCCAGCAATCTATACACtgagaaataaagatattaaaaatgcTATAAAGAAACTGACAAATCACATGTGAATTCAGAATGATTTTTATACTTTTCATGAAAtcagaaattttgtttttctgtacccCTTTAGATTCATCTTGACTTCAAATTGAATTGTATAATTTCATCTCTGCAAGCTATTCTTAACTGTTAATGTATGGTTATGAAAAATATTGTCATGAAAGTACATTTAAAAGACTAACACTTATAGTTTCACCAATTATAAAGAATGATACTTCAACATAATTAACGTCTTTGCATATGAAATTAGaagataataaaaatgatataagTATGATAGTACCAAGAATTACTGAACATTACCAATATCACCATAATGCTAAAATGACTGTTATTATTAATCACTAGATTATTAATTGCTAGATTGCTATTAACAGTATGTTACTTGAAAaacttatttaatattatttttataacatatatATCTTTATGTGCCAATCTTAATTCTAATTTGCTGCAGAAAATTATGGAAAAAATTTCAAATCCTGGATTCACTTAGAAATCAAAATGATAACAAATATAATCATAATGCTAGTAGTTTTATCTGTACACggtttttatgtttttactactcatttaaatttagaatttctctttactttttactgaaaaaaaatggcATTCATAAGATTTGAATATACTACCATCAATTCATTTGTGTGGTCATAATCTTACTTTATATGATGAAATAACATAATTATAAAGGCTAATTAGGGAAACATTATATGATTATGAAACTATAatataatatgcatatgtattaatCATGTATTGTATTATATTTTCAAGATCATATAATGTTTATCTACCATTATTCATGTTATCTACTCTTTGATAATGTATATCATGTGtggaataaaattaaatgtaaacatGTTTGTAATATTCTAAAATGTAGTTTattccaaaagaaaaatgtaagttaTACTTTATTGGATATCTCTCCTAATATTTATAAGGTAATGGTTATAGTCAATCTGTATGTAAATTCCAATAAGTTAAATAGGATGTTACAAATTATTTAATAAGACATTCAAATGTCTGCAGCAtatctttttattaaatatgttcTTTAACACTATCTGCAAATTTGATGACATCTGATTACAATCTCTTACCCCttccccatacccactcccatcGCTCTCTCCCTACATGCAAGTGATTTTTTCtacatttatgtttttttctcctttgttttgttttacttattaaCCCTGGTGAGTGACAAAAGCATTCTATATGCTCATTGGTTTGTAACTATCCCTTTGGATTGGTAA contains:
- the Olfr1281 gene encoding olfactory receptor 1281; this translates as MEDSNQTVVSEFIFQGLCTSRQLEIFLLLPFSVLYLVTLVGNLFVVILIIIDHHLHSPMYFLLANLSFVDFCLSSVNTPKLTIDLLKENKTISFGGCMSQILCVHFFGGSEMVLLVTMAYDRYVAICRPLHYSSIMDRQKCIWLVVISWIVGFVHAISQLLLILDLPFCGPRVIDSFFCDIPLVMKLACMNTDTLEILINADSGILATSCFTLLLISYTYILLTVQHRSKDGSSKALSTCTSHIIVVLLFFGPIIFIYLWPVNITWVDKFLAVFYTVITPLLNPAIYTLRNKDIKNAIKKLTNHM